From a single Nostoc edaphicum CCNP1411 genomic region:
- a CDS encoding ABC transporter permease subunit (The N-terminal region of this protein, as described by TIGR01726, is a three transmembrane segment that identifies a subfamily of ABC transporter permease subunits, which specificities that include histidine, arginine, glutamine, glutamate, L-cystine (sic), the opines (in Agrobacterium) octopine and nopaline, etc.) yields MAKFGFVRWCVVVGFSCLLLISCAVNSSAGKTLRVATEPTFPPFEFQRQGGELQGFSIDLMNAIALTANFKVDFQSLPFDGMISALQAKTVDAALSSITITEERAKTISFSRPYFKAGLAIAIRADNQDITGFDSLKNKKIAVQIGTTGAAKAKSVPGVQIRSFDSAPIALQELSNGNVDAVINDAPVTLYAIKTGNLKGIKVVEQLLTEEFYGIATAKNSPNLALINDGLDRVLKNGTYAQIYQKWFQIEPPSLPEKSPFENQTNTNASNIFTSISVILQALPSLLQGALVTLQLTILSVVFGLIGGSLIGITRLSRIAPMRWIARAYVDFFRGTPLLVQIFMIYFGLPAILQEIGLTFTFDRLTAGVIALSLNSAAYIAEVVRAGIQSIETGQSEAAESLGLSSVQTMSYVIFPQAFRRMIPPLGNEFISLLKDTSLVAVIGFEELFRKGQLIVADNYRAFEIYAGVAVVYLCLTLLSSQAFSRLEMWMNPIKSQKKYDT; encoded by the coding sequence ATGGCTAAATTTGGTTTTGTGCGCTGGTGTGTGGTTGTAGGTTTTAGCTGTTTATTACTGATTAGCTGTGCTGTGAACTCTAGCGCAGGGAAAACTCTGCGGGTTGCTACGGAACCGACGTTTCCACCTTTTGAGTTTCAAAGACAAGGTGGTGAGTTGCAAGGTTTTTCGATTGATTTGATGAATGCGATCGCACTTACAGCTAACTTTAAAGTGGATTTTCAAAGTCTGCCTTTTGATGGGATGATCTCAGCTTTGCAAGCCAAAACGGTAGATGCGGCCCTTAGTTCGATCACGATTACAGAGGAGAGGGCGAAGACGATTTCTTTTTCCCGTCCTTATTTTAAGGCTGGGTTAGCGATCGCAATTCGTGCAGACAATCAAGATATTACTGGTTTTGACAGTCTCAAAAATAAAAAAATCGCAGTCCAAATTGGCACAACTGGGGCTGCAAAGGCTAAAAGTGTTCCTGGGGTGCAAATTCGCAGTTTTGATTCAGCACCTATAGCCCTACAAGAATTGTCCAATGGTAATGTGGATGCGGTAATTAATGATGCACCTGTTACTTTATATGCTATTAAGACGGGCAATCTCAAGGGAATTAAAGTAGTAGAGCAATTACTGACAGAAGAGTTTTATGGAATTGCTACGGCTAAAAATTCTCCGAATTTGGCATTGATAAATGATGGTTTGGATAGGGTGTTGAAAAATGGCACTTATGCCCAAATTTACCAAAAATGGTTTCAAATTGAACCGCCATCATTACCAGAGAAATCACCATTTGAGAATCAAACTAACACTAACGCATCTAACATATTTACTTCAATTAGCGTGATTTTGCAGGCTTTGCCAAGTTTATTGCAGGGTGCATTGGTAACATTGCAATTGACGATACTTTCTGTAGTGTTTGGTTTAATTGGCGGTTCGCTGATTGGTATTACACGCCTTTCTCGGATCGCACCTATGCGTTGGATAGCGAGGGCGTATGTAGATTTTTTTCGGGGAACGCCTTTGCTGGTGCAAATTTTTATGATTTACTTTGGCTTACCAGCAATTTTGCAAGAAATTGGTTTGACATTTACTTTTGATCGTCTCACTGCTGGAGTAATTGCTTTAAGTTTGAATAGCGCTGCATATATTGCCGAAGTCGTCCGTGCTGGGATTCAATCGATTGAAACAGGACAATCAGAAGCAGCAGAATCATTAGGTTTGAGTTCTGTGCAAACTATGAGTTATGTAATTTTTCCCCAAGCTTTCCGGCGGATGATTCCACCGTTGGGTAATGAGTTTATCAGTTTGTTGAAAGATACTAGCTTAGTTGCGGTAATTGGGTTTGAAGAATTGTTCCGCAAAGGACAGTTAATTGTCGCTGATAACTATCGCGCTTTTGAAATTTATGCGGGTGTAGCGGTGGTTTATTTATGTTTGACGTTACTTTCTTCACAGGCATTTAGCCGTTTAGAAATGTGGATGAATCCCATTAAAAGCCAGAAGAAATACGATACATAA
- a CDS encoding type II toxin-antitoxin system HicB family antitoxin, translating into MENNIKQAYNYTVLLEKEQDGGYHAFCPILKGCHSQGDTFEEAIENITEAIELYLESLMADNQPIPKEDLMVR; encoded by the coding sequence ATGGAAAACAACATTAAGCAAGCTTATAACTATACGGTTCTTCTGGAAAAAGAACAAGATGGTGGTTATCACGCTTTTTGTCCTATTCTCAAAGGCTGCCATTCTCAAGGCGATACTTTTGAAGAAGCTATTGAGAATATTACAGAAGCTATTGAATTATATCTTGAAAGTTTAATGGCTGATAATCAACCTATCCCTAAAGAAGATTTAATGGTGCGTTAG
- a CDS encoding restriction endonuclease subunit R: MTILNARNLSLEEVQRLFGFQEEYSDSFSNYLSLESLTEVEQQELLQIRNDFRRYLIAGKVSEGQVKFLAVAPLLRLAGFYRYPIEIVLEENIADIEVEDEDIRIKGRFDILAISKAKHTKLQKYFWVLLIESKNSQIDISTGLPQLLTYSYKNLDNQKSVWGLTTNGRSYQFVYIEQGNPPIYYLLPELNLMERERSSQLLQVLKAICQL; encoded by the coding sequence ATGACAATTCTCAATGCTCGTAATTTATCTTTAGAAGAAGTTCAGCGTCTATTCGGTTTTCAAGAAGAATACAGTGACTCATTTTCTAACTACTTATCTCTGGAATCTCTCACGGAAGTAGAACAGCAGGAACTTCTGCAAATTAGAAATGATTTTCGACGCTACCTGATAGCAGGTAAAGTTTCTGAAGGTCAGGTAAAGTTTCTTGCAGTTGCGCCTTTACTAAGATTAGCTGGTTTTTATCGCTATCCGATCGAGATTGTTTTGGAGGAAAATATTGCTGATATTGAAGTTGAAGATGAAGATATCAGAATTAAAGGAAGATTTGATATTTTAGCTATTAGTAAAGCTAAACATACAAAACTTCAAAAATATTTTTGGGTACTGTTAATTGAATCTAAAAATAGTCAGATTGATATTTCAACAGGTTTACCTCAGCTACTTACATACTCTTATAAAAATTTAGATAATCAAAAATCAGTTTGGGGATTAACGACTAACGGTAGAAGTTATCAGTTTGTCTATATCGAACAAGGAAATCCCCCGATTTATTACCTATTGCCAGAATTAAATTTAATGGAAAGAGAACGTTCAAGTCAGTTGCTACAAGTTTTAAAAGCAATTTGTCAGCTTTGA
- a CDS encoding type II toxin-antitoxin system VapC family toxin — translation MTNYLLDTNILLRSRDIASPDYNLVHRTIRYLISNNHRCFITSQVLIEFWVVATRPVAVNGFGWTPEETELSLQMLINQFEWLEETPDIFRLWFSLATTHKISGKRTHDLRIQAVVLAHSISHILTLNPKDFLEVEGITIIHPNSINS, via the coding sequence ATGACCAATTATTTATTAGATACTAATATTCTGTTACGCTCCAGGGATATAGCTTCACCCGATTACAATCTTGTCCATCGCACAATCAGGTATCTAATATCTAATAACCATCGATGTTTTATTACATCTCAAGTTTTAATTGAATTTTGGGTTGTAGCCACTCGTCCTGTAGCTGTAAATGGATTTGGATGGACACCAGAAGAAACCGAACTCTCGTTGCAAATGCTAATAAATCAGTTTGAGTGGCTAGAAGAAACACCAGATATATTTCGCCTTTGGTTTAGCCTCGCTACAACTCATAAAATTTCAGGTAAACGCACCCATGATTTACGCATACAAGCAGTAGTGCTTGCCCATAGCATCAGTCATATTTTGACTCTAAACCCAAAAGACTTTCTAGAAGTTGAAGGAATTACTATTATTCATCCCAATAGCATAAACAGCTAG
- a CDS encoding GUN4 domain-containing protein: MPEVSLKLFFSYSHKDETLRDELAKHLAILEWQGVISSWCDRRILPGEEWDYQINDNLNTADIILLLISSDFLFSKYCWDVEVKKAIQRHHTGEACVIPVILRSVDWNGAPFGKLQALPKNAEPVVSRHWHNQDEAFTDVAKGIRATAEKLKKERPREQEQANLLGQQTAIRILKEKIERRQQKPQSTQTTTAKLTQETDDLSSEKSVDYTRLRDLLKAGNWKEADQETLVVMLKATGKEQQGWLDAESINNFPCTDLRTIDQLWVKYSNGHFGFSVQKQIWESVGNDYQKFGDRIGWRKGIKDWLSYSDLTFTTNSPQGHLPAFGNYPFEGLKKTFTGGIRLQSFASFLAWRLVSCNI; this comes from the coding sequence ATGCCAGAGGTATCGTTAAAGCTTTTCTTTTCTTACTCTCACAAAGACGAAACTCTACGGGATGAACTAGCTAAACACCTGGCTATCTTAGAATGGCAGGGTGTGATTTCAAGTTGGTGCGATCGCAGGATACTACCTGGAGAGGAGTGGGATTACCAAATTAACGATAATCTAAACACCGCCGACATCATTCTGTTGCTCATCAGTTCAGATTTTCTTTTTTCTAAATATTGCTGGGATGTCGAAGTTAAAAAGGCAATACAACGTCACCATACTGGAGAGGCTTGTGTTATCCCGGTTATTCTGCGAAGTGTTGATTGGAATGGCGCACCGTTTGGAAAACTTCAAGCTTTGCCTAAGAATGCTGAACCTGTAGTGTCAAGGCATTGGCATAATCAAGATGAAGCCTTCACAGATGTAGCTAAAGGGATTCGGGCGACTGCTGAGAAGCTAAAGAAGGAACGACCACGGGAACAAGAACAAGCAAATCTATTGGGACAACAGACAGCCATTCGCATACTCAAAGAAAAAATCGAGAGGCGGCAACAAAAACCGCAATCTACTCAAACAACCACCGCAAAACTAACACAGGAAACTGATGACCTTTCCTCTGAGAAGAGTGTAGACTATACGCGATTGCGCGATTTACTTAAAGCAGGGAATTGGAAAGAAGCTGATCAAGAAACTCTGGTTGTTATGCTCAAAGCCACTGGCAAAGAACAACAAGGCTGGCTTGATGCTGAATCTATTAATAACTTTCCTTGCACTGACTTACGCACGATTGACCAACTGTGGGTAAAATACAGCAATGGGCACTTTGGGTTTAGTGTGCAAAAGCAGATTTGGGAAAGCGTTGGAAATGACTACCAAAAGTTTGGCGATCGCATTGGATGGCGAAAAGGTATAAAAGACTGGCTATCTTACTCAGACCTGACCTTTACTACAAATTCTCCGCAGGGACATTTGCCTGCTTTTGGGAACTATCCATTTGAGGGACTTAAGAAGACGTTTACTGGGGGGATACGGCTACAGTCGTTCGCGTCTTTTCTCGCGTGGAGACTTGTAAGCTGTAACATATAA
- a CDS encoding glycerate kinase gives MGTQEAREAALADKSRAKAFGITPENVDEVIERRSHLLKSVLPAFNEFCETSLKIEPKEMLQVLWDLWLPLGIKLASQRQQLKRPLIQGILGGQGTGKTTMSKVLSLILDRLGYRTVSLSLDDLYKTYSDRLLLTQQDPRLIWRGPPGTHDIDLGLKVLDQIRQSQSPVMVPRFDKSAFGGAGDRTTPEIVTNIDIVLFEGWFVGVRPINADVFDTAPPPILTDEDRAFARDMNLRLQDYLPLWKRLDSLIVLYPTDYRCSLEWRKQAEQQMIAAGKSGMSNAEIEKFVNYFWRSLHPELFIKPLVKDATAVDLVIEIHTDHSFGEVYCDRANS, from the coding sequence ATGGGGACGCAGGAAGCAAGAGAAGCGGCGTTAGCAGATAAGTCAAGGGCTAAAGCTTTTGGGATCACGCCGGAAAATGTAGATGAAGTGATCGAAAGGCGATCGCATTTACTAAAATCTGTCTTACCAGCTTTTAACGAATTTTGCGAAACTAGCCTCAAAATCGAACCCAAGGAAATGTTACAGGTATTGTGGGACTTGTGGCTACCTTTGGGGATCAAACTAGCATCGCAGCGTCAACAGTTAAAACGCCCTCTGATTCAGGGAATTTTGGGAGGACAAGGTACTGGTAAAACCACAATGTCCAAGGTTCTCAGCTTGATTCTCGATCGCTTGGGATACCGGACTGTGAGTTTATCTTTAGATGACTTATATAAAACTTACAGCGATCGCTTACTTTTAACACAGCAAGATCCCCGCTTGATTTGGCGCGGCCCACCAGGAACCCACGATATAGACTTAGGTTTAAAAGTACTAGATCAAATTCGCCAATCGCAAAGTCCAGTGATGGTTCCCCGCTTTGATAAATCAGCTTTTGGAGGTGCTGGCGATCGCACCACTCCAGAAATAGTCACAAACATAGACATTGTACTATTTGAAGGTTGGTTTGTGGGTGTTCGTCCAATTAACGCAGATGTATTTGATACTGCACCGCCGCCAATTCTCACAGATGAAGATAGAGCATTTGCCCGTGATATGAATCTTCGCCTCCAAGATTATCTACCACTCTGGAAGCGATTAGACAGTTTGATTGTGCTATATCCCACCGATTATCGCTGTTCTTTGGAGTGGCGCAAACAGGCGGAACAGCAGATGATTGCTGCGGGTAAATCGGGGATGAGCAATGCAGAGATAGAGAAATTTGTCAATTATTTTTGGCGATCGCTCCACCCGGAATTATTCATCAAACCGTTGGTAAAAGATGCAACAGCAGTTGATCTAGTGATTGAGATCCATACTGATCATAGCTTTGGTGAAGTTTATTGCGATCGGGCTAATTCGTAA
- a CDS encoding DUF565 domain-containing protein gives MQNTRLNNLLDAIATRLGQWFLNPWRRLSLLIISFLFGFFLANVISTTAGQQGVLDIMVAAFLVVLTEVTSRIFYSQSFFAKRSLLVESLNLFKVGFTYGLFLEAFKLGS, from the coding sequence ATGCAAAACACTCGTCTCAATAACTTGTTGGATGCCATTGCTACACGCTTGGGGCAATGGTTTTTAAATCCTTGGCGGCGACTATCGTTACTAATAATTAGTTTTTTGTTCGGTTTTTTTCTGGCAAACGTAATTTCCACTACAGCCGGTCAACAGGGTGTATTAGACATTATGGTAGCTGCTTTCTTAGTAGTGTTGACGGAAGTGACCAGTAGAATATTTTACAGTCAGAGCTTTTTCGCCAAGCGATCGCTCTTGGTAGAATCACTAAATCTCTTCAAAGTTGGTTTCACCTACGGACTGTTTCTCGAAGCCTTTAAGCTGGGATCGTAG